The Candidatus Bathyarchaeota archaeon genomic interval ATAGGTACACCGCTACCTAGTTTCTCCCTCAAATGCCGGCTTAGGTCGAACAATACTCCGCTACCGGTGCCTCCACCCAGGCCGAAAACTATGTACACCAGAGGTGAGACGATCGAGGAGAAAACCCTATCCCTGAACTCGTTCATATAATTGCCAAGCTGCGCTAGGTGGTAGTAGTTTAACGCGTAAACCGCTTTAGCCAAGGCCCTCTGCCTACCTGCTCCGCCTGCGAGCGACGGTATCTTAGTCCTGAAGGTTATCCAGCTTCTATAGTTCTTCGCTTTTATTCCTTCCTTCAGCAAATATCTGGGGTACATCGACATGAAGTCGAATAGAACGTCTGGGCTTGAGAACTTGATAGTTAACGCCCTCAGCCTTATCCTATCCAAGGGAATGCCGTTCATCCGCATCTCTTCTTGGAGCTTCAGATATTCGTTCTTAAGCTCCATTATATCTCCGTCGGCTATATCGATGGCAAGAAAGGCAGGTCTGAAGTCTTCCAGGTTAAAAAGCATCTCCTTAAAACTTGGATGTCTCAGAAAGGTCGTTATCACGTTGGCACCGGTCCCACCTAAACCGACTATGTGGAATTGACTATGAAGCTTCATTATTTCTCAATCCTCCGGAGTCTTTCAGCGATTTCTGAAAGGTTCTTCGCAAGTCTAGTATCGATTTTATCGAGAGACGTCTTTACCGCCGCTATGTCCACAAGGGCGGAATCCACTATATGCTTCACGTATGAGGCCTCCCCCTTAGCCCTGGCGTACATACCAAAGCCTACGAGCGTTAGGATACCGAGGATCACCGATACGGCAGCCAAACCATAAGTAAGCATAGGACTAGGGGGCTTAGGAAACTCTAAACTTAAAAGTGAGTCTACAATCGATATAGCGTATTCTGTTAAGCCTGCCTCGTTAAGCTTGTTCGATTCGCTGATAACTGTATCAACGATGTTTCTATATTCAGGTGGTATATCGGCTGATTGAAGCTCCTTAACCTTTGTCTCGTAATCGTAGACTTTAGACGATGTTAGTCTAAAGGTCACGCTGCCGACGGGGTTCCCTTCAAACATGATGGAGACGAGAACATAACTATCCTTTACATCGTAGATGTGGTAGCTAGCACCGTTAGGCGCCTCAACCGTGTAAACCACTATGTTCTCAGACGGTATCCTGAACTTAACCCTGAGCCTGAGCTCTCCCTTGAACACCCTAAACGTTATCGTTCTATTCGCCAGCTCTTTCATGGTCTCCTCGTCGACTCCAGCGTAGTCGTTGGCTATCTCCCAGAAGGGAGTCGTCGGAGTTAAGGGTTCATGGCTAACCGGGATCTCTACGCTGAAGCGTTTATCAGTTAGGTTAAAGGGAACATTTATCACCATCTCTATTACGTAGTCGGTGTCCGCAAATATCGTATCGTCGACGGGTTTATTTGCACCTACAAATTCGTAGGACCCCAGCCAACTCTCCTGGCACAAAGACGCAGAAGCTAGAGATGCTATAACCATAAAGGATAGTATTATTAACAATTTTTTAGAGTCCATGACCTTTCCCAGCTGATTATTAGTTTTAGATTCACGTTCGTTTTAAGTTTTACTAGGATTGCTTATATCCATGGTATCCATATTGTTACAGCAAATAGACACATTAGATGTTCCAAGACGATGTTCGCTTATCTAGATCAAATTTGAGCGTTGAGTATTCACCCCATCGGCTAGACCTTTTGTAATAACCCTTATAACGTTCTTCGGCCGGTTTATTCTTCGAGCTTTATGGAGGTGTATCTTGAGAATGGTTCTACGTTTAAGGATGGCTGAGGCTAAGACTTGGAAGAACATGCTGAACTCCTTGTCGGCTTTGGTGGACGAGGTCTGTATAACGGCTGATGAGGAGGGGCTTAAGGTTAAAGCTATGGACCCCAGCCATGTGTCTATGGTAGATTTCGAGTGGAGCCGAAGTGCATTCGACGAGTATGAGGTCGATGAACCGACAACTATAGGTTTAAACATCAAGGAGGTTCTGAAGCTTCTGAGGAGGATCAGCGGTGAAAGCATAGAGCTTAGCTTCGATGAATCTACCGGTAGGCTTGAGATGAAGCTTATCGGGAGGTATACCCGGAGGTTTACGGTATCTACTCTGCAACTTACAGGCGAGGAGATCCCGCCTCTTAGGGTCGAGTTTGACGTTTCGGCTAAGGTAACGTCGAGCTGCCTGGAGAGAACAGTGGTCGACGCCGCTACTGTAAGCGATATACTGAAGTTCAGGGCCACCGAAGATATGTTCATAATGGAGGCCAGCGGCGAGCTCGGTGATATTACAGTCGAGCTCGATAGGACGAGCGAGGCTCTTCTTGACTTGCAGGTCAAACAGCCCAGCGAGGCAAGCTATAGCCTTACGTTTCTAGAGGATATCGTGAAATCTGCCTCAGATTTGGCTGGGACGGTTAGCGTGGAGTTCAGCACGGATAGGCCGCTTAAACTGAACTTCGACGTGCTTCAGGGTAAGCTCATATACTATATAGCCCCATACGTGGAGTAAAGGAAGGTCATGGAGGGTTCAAAGGAAAGGCTCGCCCGTTATCCCTTCACGTCTGAGGCCGCCGAGTATATCAAGGCTAGAGGTCTTTTTCTATCCGATTTCGAGAAGCCTGAGTTTCAGGTAGTGGTCGAAAGAGCTGAAGAAAGAATCCGGGAGGCCCTTGAGAAGGGTGTCGTAAGCTACAAAAGCGGCATAGTGGCGGATGTCGAGATACTATCTTTTCCATTAGCCCTTGCGTTGGTTAACTCGATCCGAGATAGTTTTCTCAAACACAGATACGCTCTGGCGGAGTCCGAGAGGGCTAGAAGAATACTGGTCGATGAGAAGCCTCAAGTCGTTTTAGAGGTCGCTCGCGATGCGTTAGGCTGGGAGGCAGAGTTTGTGGGCTCTAAATTCATGTATGATTATGCGTTGGACTTGGAAAGCTATCTGGAGGTCGCTCCGGTTTTCCACCATGAGCGCTGGAAGCTTGTGAATAAGCCTGTTAAAGATGGATACGTCTATCTGACGAGTAGAGAGTTTACGAGGCTTATCGCAGAAGGCATTAAGGGGATAATAGAGAGTGAAGTCGAAGCTAGCTCTAGGGAGAGGTTGCCTCCCAAGCTTGAGGAGGTTGCGGATAGGATCCGTCGTCTTCTCTCCGAGAAGAGACCTGTGTCCGATGTAACCGAGGCGGTTAAAGGTAAAGTAGTCGTGGAGGCGTTTCCGCCTTGTATAAAGAGCTTCTATCAAGCTCTGCTTAAAGGAGAGCATCTGTCTCACGTCGCTAGGTTTGCTATAACGAGTTTTCTACTGAACATAGGGGTTGAGGTGGAGGAGGTTGTCAAGTTGTTCACGAGGATACCTGACGCCAACGAGAGGATAACTAGGTATCAGGTCGAGCATATAGCCGGTTTACGAGGCTCTAAGACGAAGTATACACCTCCCAAGTGTGAAACCCTCAAGACCCATGGCCTATGTGTCGAAGGTGGACGCTTTTGCGGAAGGGTTAAACACCCCCTCACATACTATAGGAGGGCTTTAAGGAGGCTAGGAGAAATTGGAGAAGAGAAGAGACCTGAGTCTTCTGAGGAATCTGTTCAGAAAGTTTTATGAAGAGAACGGGGCTCTTCTGGAAACTCCGAGTAGCATGGGGCGTAGAGAATTCGGCTTTCTGACCCTCGATAAGCGTATAATGGTTAGGCATCTGTCCTTCGAAGATAAGGATAAACTCCTCGAGTTTATAGTGAGCAGGGTTCCGTCAGACTGCTACCGCTCCGCAGCCTACTACATGGACCCTGGGGCTCCTGAGATGTCGAGTAAGGGCTGGCTCGGTGCAGACTTGGTCTTCGACATAGATGCAGACCATATTCCCTCGCCGTGTAAAGAGGAACACGATAGGTGGAGGTGTGTAGACTGCGGTGAAGAGGGGAGAGGGACGGCACCAGACCTATGTCCTAGATGCGGCTCCAAGCGAATCGAGGAGCGGCTCTGGTTCTGCTCCCGGTGCTTGGAGGCGGCTAAGCTTGAGACCGTTAAGCTGTTAGACTTCCTGACGTCAGACTTCGGTCTAACGTATGATGAGCTGAAGGTCTACTTCTCGGGGCACCGGGGGTATCACGTTCACGTGGAGTCTGAGGCGCTTAGGTCCCTAGGTCAAGACGCTAGGAGAGAGATAGCCGATTACATAACAGGGTTGGGTATAGACCCCTCTATGCATGGTCTACTCCACCTAAAAGGGGAGGATGAGCTGTCTAAGCTTTTGGAGTGTTCTTCATGGGCTGGTAGGCTTATGAGGGGTGGGTATGAGTTTATCCTCGAAGGATCTGTAGAAGATTTCGTGAGAATTGGTTTAAGTAAGTATCAGGCCTCAGCGTTAGTCGAGAATAAAGACGCGGTCTTAGAGTCTTGGTGGAAAGGTGGTTTTCTGAAGTCTGTCAAGGGTCTAGGTAGACGAGGATGGGCTAAGGTCTTTCTGGAAGCTGCTAGAAGGGCGGCTGCTTTGATAGATACGGTCGTCACGACGGATGTGCATAGGCTTATAAGGCTGGAGGGGTCGCTTCACGGCAAGACCGGTTTCAGAAAAACCAAGGTATCGGGAAGTCTAGAATCTTTCGACCCTCTCAAAGAGGCTATAGCATTCAACCGAGGTGAGGTTAGAGTCTGTGTGAAGGAGGCGCCGGAGTTCAGGGTCGGAGACTCCATCTATGGCCCCTACAGCGATGAAGAGGTTGAACTGCCGACCGCGGCCGCCGTCCTACTGATCTGTAAGGGCTTAGCACATGTGGTCTAGGAGGGTATGATAACTTGTATAGAGAGCTTCTTGAAGCCTGGATGCGGGAAAGAGATGGCGAAGATCTTCAGCCCCTTCCTAAAGATTTCTACAAGAGGTTAAGCCTATACTTCAGGCGTAGGGTCGAAAGCTCTAGAATCGTCGACCCTAGGAGCGTATCTGCACGGCTTATACAAGCCGAGATGAAGAATGCTTTGAGACTTTTCACCAGGCTCTACGAGCTTAGGCTTCGTAAGGTCATGTCTATGGTTTTCAAAGCCCTGGAGATTCCGCGTTCGAACTTGACCGAAGAGGAAGCTGAGCTTTTGAACTATATAGAGGCTTTTAAAGAGGCGCGTGATAGGTTAGCCGAAACCATAGCAGAAGGTAGGGAGCCCAAGGTGGCTCCTCTAAGGTCTAGGAAGATGACCTTAGTCAGATTTCTTAAGGAGAGCCCCGCTATCGTAGGTGTAGACTTAAAGAGCTATGGCCCGTTTAAACCAGAAGACGTAGCTTATCTCCCTAAAGAGAACGCTGAGGTTCTTGAGAAGAGAGGCGTCGTCGTCAGGATAGATGCTGAAAATTAATATGCGACCTTTTTCAGCTTATCAGAAGGTCATCAAGGTGAGACTATCATGTCTGTGAAGTGCGAGGTTATCGAGAACAAGGATGGTACCCATAGAGTGCAGACCTCGGTCGACGGACGGGCTGTAAGCTGGCTTACGATCATAGACCTCAAGATGCATTACGGCGCCTCTAGAGTGGACGTAGGAGGTATAGCAGGGGTATACACAGAGAGGGAGTTCAGAGAAAGAGGATACTCTAAAAGGACGATGAACCACGCTTTAGAATGGATGCGTTCTCGTGAATACCCGCTTACGGCTTTGTTTGGGATCCATGAATACTACCACAGGTATGGTTTCGCCACGTTCATGGGTGAACACCATGCCAGGATATCTTTGAGAAACCTCTCTAAGGTCGGGGCTCCCGATGGATACCAGGTGGTATTACACGACGACCCTGGCTATAGGTCGGAGGATATAGCTAAGCTCTACGAGGGGGCAAACATAGACAGGATTGCTTCGAGGGTAAGAGACCCAAGCTCTTGGAAGGGATTCAGGAAGGGAGTAGTATGGGGGCATAGTCCCCGAGTTTTAGTAGCCGAAGACCGTGGTAGGGTCGTAGGATATGCGGTGGTCGAGAGGTGGCCTCCTCCAGATGAGCTT includes:
- the pcn gene encoding proliferating cell nuclear antigen (pcna) is translated as MVLRLRMAEAKTWKNMLNSLSALVDEVCITADEEGLKVKAMDPSHVSMVDFEWSRSAFDEYEVDEPTTIGLNIKEVLKLLRRISGESIELSFDESTGRLEMKLIGRYTRRFTVSTLQLTGEEIPPLRVEFDVSAKVTSSCLERTVVDAATVSDILKFRATEDMFIMEASGELGDITVELDRTSEALLDLQVKQPSEASYSLTFLEDIVKSASDLAGTVSVEFSTDRPLKLNFDVLQGKLIYYIAPYVE
- a CDS encoding DNA primase large subunit PriL, coding for MEGSKERLARYPFTSEAAEYIKARGLFLSDFEKPEFQVVVERAEERIREALEKGVVSYKSGIVADVEILSFPLALALVNSIRDSFLKHRYALAESERARRILVDEKPQVVLEVARDALGWEAEFVGSKFMYDYALDLESYLEVAPVFHHERWKLVNKPVKDGYVYLTSREFTRLIAEGIKGIIESEVEASSRERLPPKLEEVADRIRRLLSEKRPVSDVTEAVKGKVVVEAFPPCIKSFYQALLKGEHLSHVARFAITSFLLNIGVEVEEVVKLFTRIPDANERITRYQVEHIAGLRGSKTKYTPPKCETLKTHGLCVEGGRFCGRVKHPLTYYRRALRRLGEIGEEKRPESSEESVQKVL
- a CDS encoding DNA primase small subunit PriS, with translation MEKRRDLSLLRNLFRKFYEENGALLETPSSMGRREFGFLTLDKRIMVRHLSFEDKDKLLEFIVSRVPSDCYRSAAYYMDPGAPEMSSKGWLGADLVFDIDADHIPSPCKEEHDRWRCVDCGEEGRGTAPDLCPRCGSKRIEERLWFCSRCLEAAKLETVKLLDFLTSDFGLTYDELKVYFSGHRGYHVHVESEALRSLGQDARREIADYITGLGIDPSMHGLLHLKGEDELSKLLECSSWAGRLMRGGYEFILEGSVEDFVRIGLSKYQASALVENKDAVLESWWKGGFLKSVKGLGRRGWAKVFLEAARRAAALIDTVVTTDVHRLIRLEGSLHGKTGFRKTKVSGSLESFDPLKEAIAFNRGEVRVCVKEAPEFRVGDSIYGPYSDEEVELPTAAAVLLICKGLAHVV
- a CDS encoding GNAT family N-acetyltransferase; the encoded protein is MSVKCEVIENKDGTHRVQTSVDGRAVSWLTIIDLKMHYGASRVDVGGIAGVYTEREFRERGYSKRTMNHALEWMRSREYPLTALFGIHEYYHRYGFATFMGEHHARISLRNLSKVGAPDGYQVVLHDDPGYRSEDIAKLYEGANIDRIASRVRDPSSWKGFRKGVVWGHSPRVLVAEDRGRVVGYAVVERWPPPDELPIAEINALNHSYSIYRSLLKEIYRIMAEDLKTSAVFYVPPDHPLVNVLKTYGCRFESSYPWRGDGMARVLNLKLLLASIEAELKRRSKGVNGAVCIKLPDETVTLIVDDGSVEVKEGVHTVNVVKLGYGEAAQLILGYRNPYELLSMVEMHGNVGILAKLFPSRIPYVWQPDRW